A region of Rhizorhabdus wittichii RW1 DNA encodes the following proteins:
- a CDS encoding Amidase (PFAM: Amidase) yields MDRLNIQVEGLRVTSDNIFVERFELGGAGPTVAVKDCIDIAGKRTSVGSEALSEAPPAAAHAAVVAALIAGGARIVGKTNMHEFAYGVTGVNRWLGTPVNPNYPGLIPGGSSSGSAAAVAAGLVEIAIGTDTGGSIRMPATCCGVFGLKPSFGRVSREGCIPADSSLDCVGPFARDVAGIETAMALIDPTFVPAGRPASVRIGWVESSADAEIAEAVLAELRRSGADVVPVDLPGLGQAFEAGITIMAAEAWSTFGDLVEDPRIGADVRARLLGASKVSAAQLAEAEKVRTRFVAAVDQALAGVDALALPALPALPPALDDLGDAARMLRLTSLIRPFNVSGHPALAIPLAGRPIAIQLVGRRNDDETLCAVGARIEQGLAA; encoded by the coding sequence ATGGATAGGTTGAATATTCAAGTTGAGGGGCTGAGGGTGACGTCGGACAACATCTTCGTCGAACGGTTCGAGCTTGGCGGCGCCGGTCCGACGGTGGCGGTCAAGGATTGCATCGACATCGCCGGCAAGCGCACCAGCGTCGGCAGCGAGGCGCTGTCCGAAGCGCCGCCGGCGGCCGCGCACGCGGCGGTCGTCGCCGCGCTGATCGCGGGCGGCGCGCGCATCGTCGGCAAGACCAACATGCACGAGTTCGCCTATGGCGTGACCGGCGTGAACCGCTGGCTCGGCACCCCGGTGAACCCCAATTATCCCGGCCTGATCCCCGGCGGTTCGTCGAGCGGATCGGCCGCGGCTGTCGCGGCGGGGCTCGTCGAGATCGCGATCGGCACCGACACCGGCGGCTCGATCCGCATGCCCGCCACCTGCTGCGGCGTGTTCGGCCTGAAGCCCAGCTTCGGCCGGGTCAGCCGCGAGGGCTGCATCCCGGCCGATTCGAGCCTCGACTGCGTCGGCCCCTTCGCGCGCGACGTGGCGGGAATCGAGACGGCGATGGCGCTGATCGACCCGACCTTCGTGCCCGCCGGCCGGCCGGCATCGGTCCGCATCGGCTGGGTCGAGAGCTCGGCCGACGCCGAGATCGCCGAGGCCGTCCTCGCCGAACTGCGGCGCAGCGGAGCGGATGTCGTTCCGGTCGATCTGCCGGGCCTCGGCCAGGCGTTCGAGGCGGGCATCACCATCATGGCGGCCGAAGCCTGGTCGACCTTCGGCGATCTCGTCGAGGACCCCCGGATCGGCGCCGATGTCCGCGCCCGGCTGCTCGGCGCGAGCAAGGTCTCGGCCGCCCAGCTCGCCGAGGCGGAGAAGGTCCGCACCCGCTTCGTCGCGGCGGTCGACCAGGCGCTCGCCGGGGTCGACGCACTCGCCCTCCCGGCCCTGCCGGCGCTGCCGCCCGCGCTCGACGATCTCGGCGATGCTGCGCGGATGCTGCGCCTGACCTCGCTGATCCGGCCGTTCAACGTCTCGGGCCATCCGGCGCTGGCGATCCCGCTCGCCGGCCGCCCGATCGCGATCCAGCTCGTCGGCCGCCGCAACGACGACGAGACGCTCTGCGCGGTCGGCGCGCGCATCGAGCAGGGCCTCGCGGCATGA
- a CDS encoding transcriptional regulator, MarR family (PFAM: regulatory protein, MarR), whose product MTAKHDKKAPVRDERFNYRSWPFYWIARASGRYRGRMEEMLRGTTLDMPRWRVLMTLHQDRVASVSEIAAHSSEKLPTMTRIIQRMEADGLVRRRPRPGREHVMEVVLTDAGEVAGNEAWACADSIYGQAFAGMTDAELEQLTGLLQRVAENLKASGE is encoded by the coding sequence ATGACCGCGAAGCATGACAAGAAGGCCCCGGTCCGCGACGAGCGGTTCAACTACCGGAGCTGGCCCTTCTACTGGATCGCCCGGGCGAGCGGGCGCTATCGCGGCCGGATGGAGGAGATGCTGCGCGGTACGACGCTCGACATGCCGCGCTGGCGGGTGCTGATGACGCTCCATCAGGACCGGGTCGCCAGCGTCAGCGAGATCGCCGCGCATTCGAGCGAGAAGCTGCCGACGATGACGCGGATCATCCAGCGGATGGAAGCCGACGGACTCGTCCGCCGCCGCCCCCGGCCGGGCCGCGAACATGTCATGGAAGTGGTGCTGACCGACGCGGGCGAGGTCGCCGGCAACGAGGCCTGGGCCTGCGCCGATTCGATCTACGGCCAGGCCTTCGCCGGGATGACCGACGCCGAGCTGGAACAACTCACCGGCCTGCTCCAGCGGGTGGCGGAGAATCTGAAGGCGTCGGGGGAGTAA